The proteins below come from a single Pseudomonas chlororaphis genomic window:
- a CDS encoding pilus assembly protein PilW: protein MSLRFALILLLAGLCSGCVLSGDYNPMKTSKGRDEARAAYVQLGIGYLQQGMTERAKVPLKKALDLDDNDADANAALALVFQAELESELADQHFRKALSARPQDARILNNYGGFLYEQKRYKEAYERFEQAAADTLYPERSRVFENLGMTAAQLGQRDLARQQLEKALRLNRQQPRALLEMAELSYEDRHYVPARDYYERFSLLSEQNARSLLLGVRLAHVFEDRDKAASYGLQLKRLYPGTPEYQQYLSEQ from the coding sequence ATGTCCCTGCGCTTCGCGCTCATCTTGCTGTTGGCCGGGCTGTGTTCCGGTTGTGTTCTGTCGGGTGACTACAACCCGATGAAAACCAGCAAGGGGCGCGATGAGGCGCGTGCGGCCTATGTACAGCTGGGCATTGGCTACTTGCAGCAGGGCATGACCGAACGGGCCAAGGTCCCGCTCAAGAAAGCCCTGGACCTGGACGACAATGACGCCGACGCCAACGCGGCCCTGGCCCTGGTGTTCCAGGCCGAACTGGAGTCGGAGCTGGCCGACCAGCATTTTCGCAAGGCGCTTTCGGCACGGCCCCAGGACGCACGGATCCTGAACAACTACGGCGGTTTTCTTTACGAGCAGAAGCGTTACAAGGAAGCCTACGAGCGCTTCGAGCAGGCCGCCGCCGACACCCTTTACCCAGAGCGCTCGCGGGTATTCGAGAACCTTGGCATGACGGCCGCGCAACTGGGCCAGCGAGACCTGGCCCGCCAGCAGCTGGAAAAGGCCCTGCGCCTCAACCGCCAACAACCGCGGGCCCTGCTGGAAATGGCTGAGTTGTCCTACGAAGACAGGCATTATGTGCCCGCGCGTGACTACTACGAGCGTTTTAGCCTGCTCAGCGAGCAAAATGCACGTAGTCTATTGCTCGGCGTTCGGCTGGCACATGTGTTTGAAGATCGCGACAAGGCTGCAAGTTATGGCCTGCAACTCAAAAGACTCTATCCCGGTACGCCGGAATATCAGCAATACCTGTCGGAGCAATGA
- a CDS encoding 50S rRNA methyltransferase — protein sequence MTTSNGKTNLLGLTQPEMEKFFDSIGEKRFRAGQVMKWIHHFGVDDFDAMTNVGKALREKLKAVAEIRGPEVVSEDISSDGTRKWVVRVASGSCVETVYIPQGKRGTLCVSSQAGCALDCSFCSTGKQGFNSNLTAAEVIGQVWIANKSFGSVPATVDRAITNVVMMGMGEPLLNFDNVVSAMHLMMDDLGYGISKRRVTLSTSGVVPMIDELAKHIDVSLALSLHAPNDALRNQLVPINKKYPLKMLLESCQRYMSALGEKRVLTIEYTLLKDVNDKVEHAVEMIELLKNIPCKINLIPFNPFPHSGYERPSNNAIRRFQDQLHHAGFNVTVRTTRGEDIDAACGQLVGQVLDRTRRSERYIAVRELNASDDVAQNAANSH from the coding sequence ATGACTACATCGAACGGCAAAACCAACCTGCTGGGCCTGACCCAGCCGGAAATGGAGAAATTTTTCGACTCGATCGGGGAGAAGCGTTTCCGTGCCGGCCAGGTGATGAAATGGATTCACCACTTCGGCGTCGACGACTTCGACGCCATGACGAATGTCGGCAAGGCCTTGCGTGAGAAGCTCAAGGCGGTTGCCGAGATTCGCGGCCCCGAAGTGGTCAGCGAGGACATCTCCAGCGACGGCACCCGTAAGTGGGTGGTGCGCGTGGCGTCCGGCAGCTGCGTCGAGACCGTCTACATTCCCCAGGGCAAACGCGGCACCTTGTGCGTTTCGTCCCAGGCAGGCTGTGCCCTGGATTGCAGTTTCTGCTCCACCGGCAAGCAAGGCTTCAACAGCAACCTCACCGCCGCCGAAGTGATCGGCCAGGTGTGGATTGCCAACAAATCCTTTGGCAGCGTCCCGGCGACCGTCGACCGTGCCATCACCAACGTGGTGATGATGGGCATGGGTGAGCCGCTGCTTAACTTCGACAACGTCGTCTCGGCCATGCACTTGATGATGGATGACCTGGGCTACGGCATTTCCAAGCGTCGGGTGACCCTGTCCACCTCCGGCGTGGTGCCGATGATCGATGAGCTGGCCAAGCACATCGACGTCTCCCTGGCGTTGTCGCTGCACGCACCCAATGACGCATTGCGTAACCAATTGGTGCCAATCAACAAGAAGTATCCGCTTAAGATGCTGCTCGAGTCATGCCAGCGCTACATGTCGGCCCTGGGCGAGAAGCGCGTGCTGACCATCGAGTACACCTTGCTCAAGGATGTGAACGACAAAGTCGAGCATGCGGTCGAGATGATCGAACTGCTCAAGAACATCCCGTGCAAGATCAACCTGATCCCGTTCAACCCGTTCCCGCATTCCGGTTACGAGCGTCCGAGCAACAATGCGATTCGTCGCTTCCAGGATCAGCTTCACCACGCTGGCTTCAACGTCACCGTGCGCACCACCCGCGGCGAAGACATCGATGCCGCGTGTGGCCAATTGGTAGGGCAGGTGCTGGATCGCACCCGTCGCAGCGAACGCTACATTGCCGTGCGCGAGTTGAACGCCTCCGACGATGTGGCGCAGAACGCTGCGAACAGTCACTAA
- a CDS encoding nucleoside diphosphate kinase (catalyzes the formation of nucleoside triphosphate from ATP and nucleoside diphosphate) — MAVQRTFSIIKPDAVAKNVIGKIVTRFEDAGLRVVASKMKQLSKAEAEGFYAEHSERGFFGELVAFMTSGPVVVQVLEGENAIARNRELMGATNPKEAAAGTIRADFAESIDANAVHGSDSEAAAAREIAYFFSATEVTTR, encoded by the coding sequence ATGGCTGTTCAACGTACTTTCTCCATCATCAAGCCTGACGCCGTTGCTAAAAACGTCATCGGCAAGATCGTTACCCGCTTCGAAGACGCTGGCCTGCGCGTTGTAGCTTCGAAAATGAAGCAACTGTCCAAGGCCGAGGCCGAAGGCTTCTACGCCGAGCACAGCGAGCGCGGTTTCTTCGGTGAACTGGTTGCCTTCATGACTTCCGGCCCGGTTGTCGTCCAGGTTCTGGAAGGCGAAAACGCCATCGCTCGCAACCGTGAGCTGATGGGCGCCACCAACCCTAAAGAAGCGGCTGCCGGCACCATCCGTGCTGACTTCGCCGAGTCCATCGACGCCAACGCCGTTCACGGTTCGGACTCCGAAGCCGCTGCTGCTCGCGAAATCGCTTACTTTTTCTCCGCTACTGAAGTAACCACTCGCTAA
- a CDS encoding FeS assembly protein IscX produces MSYGWNDVRRIAEELAEAKPDVDPLTVNFVDLQRWIMELPDFDNASGRCGEKVLEAVQTLWIEEID; encoded by the coding sequence ATGAGCTATGGTTGGAATGATGTACGGCGCATCGCTGAGGAATTGGCCGAAGCGAAGCCAGACGTAGACCCGTTGACGGTCAACTTCGTCGATCTGCAGCGATGGATCATGGAGCTGCCCGACTTCGACAATGCTTCCGGCCGTTGCGGCGAGAAGGTCCTGGAGGCGGTTCAGACGCTCTGGATCGAAGAAATCGACTGA
- a CDS encoding 2Fe-2S ferredoxin — translation MPQIIFLPHAEHCPDGMVVEAETGKSLLEVAHDNHIEIESACGGVCACTTCHCIIREGFDSLNEADELEEDYLDRAWGLEPTSRLTCQAKVGTEDLVVEIPKYSLNHAAEAPH, via the coding sequence ATGCCGCAGATCATTTTTCTGCCACACGCCGAGCACTGCCCGGACGGTATGGTGGTCGAGGCCGAAACCGGCAAATCCCTGCTGGAAGTGGCCCACGACAACCACATCGAGATCGAAAGCGCCTGCGGCGGCGTTTGTGCCTGCACCACGTGCCATTGCATCATTCGCGAAGGGTTTGACTCGCTGAACGAAGCCGATGAGCTCGAAGAAGACTACCTGGATCGCGCCTGGGGCCTGGAGCCGACGTCGCGCCTGACCTGCCAGGCCAAGGTCGGCACCGAGGACCTGGTGGTGGAGATCCCGAAATATTCGCTTAACCATGCGGCCGAAGCGCCGCACTGA
- the hscA gene encoding chaperone protein HscA (involved in the maturation of iron-sulfur cluster-containing proteins): MALLQIAEPGQSPQPHQRRLAVGIDLGTTNSLVAALRSGLSEPLADEQGQVILPSAVRYHADRVEVGESAKLAASTDPLNTIVSVKRLMGRGLADVKQLGDQLPYRFVGGESHMPFIDTVQGPKSPVQVSADILKVLRVRAEAALGGELVGAVITVPAYFDDAQRQATKDAAKLAGLNVLRLLNEPTAAAVAYGLDQHAEGLVAIYDLGGGTFDISILRLTGGVFEVLATGGDSALGGDDFDHAIAGWIIEQAGLSADLDPGAQRHLLQTACAAKEALTDAASVQVHYEGWSAVLSREAFDALIEPMVARSLKACRRAVRDSGVELEDVKAVVMVGGSTRVPRVRQAVAEAFGRQPLTEIDPDQVVAIGAAIQADTLAGNKRDGGELLLLDVIPLSLGLETMGGLMEKVIPRNTTIPVARAQDFTTYKDGQSAMMVHVLQGERELISDCRSLARFELRGIPPMVAGAAKIRVTFQVDADGLLNVTARELGSGVEASIQVKPSYGLTDGEIARMLKDSFQYAGDDKVARVLREQQVDAQRLIEAVQGALEADGDRLLDAEERMVIELQMQELSELIKGTDGHAIEQQTKRLSSVTDAFAARRLDSTVKAALAGRNLNEIEE, encoded by the coding sequence ATGGCCCTACTGCAGATCGCCGAACCCGGCCAAAGTCCACAACCCCACCAGCGTCGCCTGGCAGTGGGAATCGACTTGGGTACTACCAACTCCCTGGTCGCTGCCTTGCGCAGCGGTCTCTCCGAACCGCTGGCGGACGAGCAGGGGCAGGTGATCCTGCCGTCCGCCGTTCGCTACCACGCCGACCGCGTCGAGGTGGGTGAGTCGGCCAAGCTGGCCGCCTCCACTGACCCGCTGAACACCATTGTGTCGGTCAAGCGCCTGATGGGGCGCGGCCTGGCCGACGTCAAGCAACTGGGCGACCAACTGCCGTATCGTTTTGTTGGCGGCGAATCCCACATGCCGTTCATCGACACCGTGCAGGGGCCGAAAAGCCCGGTGCAGGTGTCGGCCGACATCCTCAAGGTCCTGCGCGTGCGTGCCGAAGCCGCATTGGGCGGCGAGCTGGTGGGTGCGGTGATCACCGTTCCGGCCTACTTCGACGACGCCCAGCGTCAAGCCACCAAGGATGCGGCCAAGCTGGCCGGCCTCAACGTGCTGCGCCTGCTCAACGAGCCGACTGCCGCGGCGGTGGCCTACGGGTTGGACCAGCACGCCGAAGGCCTCGTCGCGATCTACGACCTGGGCGGCGGCACGTTCGATATTTCGATCCTGCGCCTGACCGGCGGTGTTTTCGAAGTCCTGGCCACCGGCGGCGACAGCGCCCTGGGCGGTGATGACTTCGACCACGCCATTGCCGGCTGGATCATCGAGCAGGCGGGCCTGTCCGCCGACCTCGATCCGGGTGCGCAGCGCCACCTGCTGCAAACCGCCTGCGCCGCCAAGGAAGCCCTGACCGACGCCGCCAGCGTTCAAGTGCACTACGAAGGCTGGAGCGCTGTGCTGAGCCGTGAAGCCTTCGATGCATTGATCGAACCCATGGTCGCCCGCAGCCTCAAGGCTTGCCGTCGCGCCGTGCGTGACTCGGGCGTCGAGCTCGAAGACGTCAAGGCCGTGGTCATGGTCGGTGGCTCGACCCGTGTGCCTCGCGTTCGCCAGGCCGTGGCCGAAGCCTTTGGCCGTCAACCGCTGACGGAAATCGACCCGGACCAGGTGGTGGCCATCGGCGCCGCGATCCAGGCCGACACCCTGGCCGGCAACAAGCGTGACGGCGGCGAACTGCTGCTGCTCGATGTGATTCCGCTGTCCCTGGGCCTCGAGACCATGGGTGGCCTGATGGAGAAGGTGATTCCGCGCAACACCACCATTCCCGTCGCCCGCGCCCAGGACTTCACCACTTACAAGGACGGCCAGTCGGCCATGATGGTTCACGTGCTGCAAGGCGAGCGTGAGCTGATCAGCGACTGTCGTTCCCTGGCGCGCTTCGAACTGCGTGGCATCCCGCCGATGGTGGCCGGTGCCGCGAAGATCCGCGTGACCTTCCAGGTCGATGCCGACGGCTTGCTCAACGTCACCGCCCGCGAATTGGGTTCGGGTGTCGAGGCAAGCATCCAGGTCAAGCCGTCCTATGGCCTGACCGACGGCGAAATCGCCCGGATGCTCAAGGACTCGTTCCAGTACGCCGGCGACGACAAGGTGGCCCGCGTGCTGCGCGAGCAACAAGTCGATGCCCAGCGCCTGATCGAAGCGGTGCAGGGTGCCCTCGAGGCCGATGGCGATCGCCTGCTGGACGCCGAAGAGCGCATGGTCATCGAATTGCAGATGCAGGAACTGTCCGAATTGATCAAGGGCACCGATGGCCATGCCATCGAGCAGCAGACTAAGCGTCTGTCGAGCGTCACCGATGCCTTTGCTGCCCGCCGCCTGGACTCGACGGTCAAGGCCGCCCTGGCGGGGCGCAACCTGAATGAAATCGAGGAATAA
- the hscB gene encoding co-chaperone HscB (J-type co-chaperone that regulates the ATPase and peptide-binding activity of Hsc66 chaperone; may function in biogenesis of iron-sulfur proteins): protein MGTPCHFALFQMQPAFQLDLDQLSARYLELARGVHPDRFADASEAEQRRALEQSANLNEAYQTLKHPAKRARYLLAISGHELPLEVTVHDPEFLLQQMQWREELEDLQESADLAGVAAFKRRLKDAQHTLNESFAACWNDAAQREQAERLMRRMQFLDKLTYEVRQLEERLDD, encoded by the coding sequence GTGGGAACTCCTTGTCATTTTGCCTTGTTCCAGATGCAGCCTGCTTTCCAGCTGGATCTCGATCAGTTGTCCGCGCGTTACCTGGAGCTGGCCCGGGGTGTCCACCCGGACCGGTTTGCCGATGCCTCCGAAGCCGAGCAGCGCCGGGCGCTGGAGCAGTCTGCCAACCTCAATGAGGCCTACCAGACGCTCAAGCATCCGGCCAAGCGCGCGCGCTACCTGCTCGCCATCAGCGGTCATGAGCTGCCCCTGGAAGTCACGGTCCACGACCCTGAGTTTCTTCTGCAGCAGATGCAGTGGCGCGAAGAGCTCGAAGACCTCCAGGAGAGCGCCGACCTGGCCGGTGTCGCGGCCTTCAAGCGCCGTCTCAAAGACGCCCAGCACACACTGAACGAAAGCTTCGCAGCCTGCTGGAACGATGCCGCGCAACGCGAACAGGCCGAACGCCTGATGCGGCGCATGCAGTTCCTCGACAAGCTCACCTACGAAGTGCGCCAGCTCGAAGAGCGCCTCGACGATTAA
- the iscA gene encoding iron-sulfur cluster assembly protein (forms iron-sulfur clusters of ferredoxin [2FE-2S]; binds iron in the presence of the thioredoxin reductase system; forms homodimers and tetramers; similar to SufA protein), which yields MAIQMTEAAAKHVQRSLAGRGKGEGIRLGVRTTGCSGLAYVLEFVDEVGEDDQVFESHGQKVIIDPKSLTYLDGTELDFVKEGLNEGFKFNNPNVRGECGCGESFNI from the coding sequence ATGGCTATCCAGATGACAGAAGCGGCAGCTAAACATGTGCAGCGTTCCCTCGCGGGGCGCGGCAAGGGCGAGGGTATCCGCCTGGGTGTTCGCACCACGGGCTGCTCTGGCCTTGCCTACGTGCTCGAATTCGTCGACGAAGTGGGCGAAGACGACCAGGTGTTCGAGAGTCATGGTCAGAAAGTGATCATCGACCCGAAGAGCCTGACGTACCTGGACGGCACCGAGCTGGATTTCGTCAAGGAAGGGTTGAACGAAGGCTTCAAGTTCAACAACCCCAACGTACGCGGTGAGTGTGGCTGCGGCGAAAGCTTCAACATCTGA
- a CDS encoding scaffolding protein, whose translation MAYSEKVIDHYENPRNVGKMDAQDPDVGTGMVGAPACGDVMRLQIKVNEQGIIEDAKFKTYGCGSAIASSSLATEWMKGKTLDEAETIKNTQLAEELALPPVKIHCSVLAEDAIKAAVRDYKQKKGLI comes from the coding sequence ATGGCATATAGCGAAAAGGTCATCGACCACTACGAGAACCCGCGCAACGTCGGCAAGATGGACGCGCAGGATCCTGATGTCGGCACCGGCATGGTCGGCGCCCCGGCATGCGGCGACGTGATGCGCCTGCAGATCAAGGTCAACGAGCAAGGCATCATCGAAGATGCCAAGTTCAAGACCTATGGCTGCGGTTCGGCCATCGCGTCCAGCTCCCTGGCCACCGAGTGGATGAAGGGCAAGACCCTTGATGAAGCCGAAACCATCAAGAACACCCAGCTGGCCGAAGAACTGGCCCTGCCGCCAGTGAAGATCCACTGCTCGGTACTCGCTGAAGACGCCATCAAGGCCGCCGTTCGCGATTACAAGCAGAAGAAAGGCTTGATCTGA
- a CDS encoding cysteine desulfurase translates to MKLPIYLDYSATTPVDPRVAQKMSECLLVDGNFGNPASRSHVFGWKAEESVENARRQVADLVNADPREIVWTSGATESDNLAIKGVAHFYHTKGKHLITSKVEHKAVLDTMRQLEREGFEVTYIEPGEDGLITPAMVEAALRDDTILVSIMHVNNEIGTINDIAAIGELTRSKGVLFHVDAAQSTGKVEIDLSKLKVDLMSFSAHKTYGPKGIGALYVSRKPRVRIEATMHGGGHERGMRSGTLATHQIVGMGEAFRVAKEDMAAENVRIKALSDRFFKQVEHLEELYVNGSMTARVPHNLNLSFNYVEGESLIMALKDLAVSSGSACTSASLEPSYVLRALGRNDELAHSSIRFTFGRFTTEEEIDYAAQKVCEAVTKLRALSPLWDMYKDGVDISKIEWAAH, encoded by the coding sequence ATGAAATTGCCGATTTACCTTGATTACTCTGCGACCACCCCGGTTGATCCGCGTGTCGCGCAAAAAATGAGTGAATGCCTGCTGGTCGACGGAAACTTCGGTAACCCGGCGTCCCGTTCCCACGTGTTCGGCTGGAAAGCCGAAGAGTCGGTTGAAAACGCTCGTCGCCAGGTCGCCGATCTGGTCAACGCCGACCCGCGTGAAATCGTCTGGACCTCCGGTGCCACCGAGTCCGACAACCTGGCAATCAAGGGTGTCGCGCATTTCTATCACACCAAGGGCAAGCACCTGATCACCTCCAAGGTCGAGCACAAGGCTGTCCTGGACACCATGCGCCAATTGGAGCGTGAAGGCTTCGAAGTCACCTACATCGAGCCGGGTGAAGACGGCCTGATCACCCCGGCCATGGTTGAAGCCGCGCTGCGCGACGACACCATCCTGGTTTCGATCATGCACGTGAACAACGAAATCGGCACCATCAACGACATCGCCGCCATTGGCGAGCTGACCCGTTCCAAGGGTGTGCTGTTCCACGTCGACGCGGCGCAGTCCACCGGCAAGGTCGAGATCGACCTGTCGAAGCTCAAGGTCGACCTGATGTCCTTCTCGGCCCACAAGACCTATGGTCCCAAAGGCATCGGCGCGCTGTACGTCAGCCGCAAGCCGCGTGTGCGCATCGAAGCGACCATGCACGGTGGCGGTCACGAGCGTGGCATGCGTTCCGGCACCCTGGCGACCCACCAGATCGTCGGCATGGGCGAAGCCTTCCGCGTCGCCAAGGAAGACATGGCCGCCGAGAATGTCCGCATCAAGGCTCTGAGCGACCGTTTCTTCAAGCAGGTCGAGCACCTCGAAGAACTCTACGTCAACGGCAGCATGACCGCCCGCGTCCCGCACAACCTGAACCTGAGCTTCAACTACGTTGAAGGCGAGTCGCTGATCATGGCACTCAAGGACCTGGCTGTGTCGTCCGGTTCGGCTTGCACCTCGGCTTCGCTCGAGCCTTCGTACGTCCTGCGCGCCCTGGGCCGCAACGACGAACTGGCCCATAGCTCGATTCGCTTCACCTTCGGCCGCTTCACCACCGAAGAGGAAATCGATTACGCCGCGCAGAAAGTCTGCGAGGCCGTCACCAAGCTGCGCGCCTTGTCGCCGCTGTGGGACATGTACAAAGACGGCGTCGACATCTCGAAAATCGAGTGGGCTGCGCACTGA
- a CDS encoding transcriptional regulator, translated as MRLTTKGRYAVTAMLDLALHAQHGPVSLADISERQGISLSYLEQLFAKLRRSNLVSSVRGPGGGYQLSREMQGIQVAQVIDAVNESVDATKCQGLGDCHGGDTCLTHHLWCDLSLQIHEFLSGISLADLVTRREVQEVAQRQDQRRCNGRAPHLDKIEASAVE; from the coding sequence ATGCGACTGACTACAAAAGGCCGATACGCCGTGACCGCAATGCTGGATCTGGCATTGCACGCGCAGCACGGGCCGGTGTCCCTGGCCGATATCTCCGAGCGCCAAGGCATTTCCCTGTCTTATCTTGAGCAGCTGTTCGCCAAGCTGCGCCGCAGCAACCTGGTCTCCAGCGTGCGCGGCCCCGGCGGCGGATACCAGCTGTCCCGTGAAATGCAAGGCATCCAGGTCGCCCAGGTGATCGATGCCGTGAACGAATCGGTCGATGCGACCAAATGCCAAGGGCTGGGCGACTGCCATGGCGGCGATACTTGCCTGACCCATCACCTGTGGTGCGACTTGAGCCTGCAGATCCACGAGTTTCTGAGCGGTATCAGCTTGGCCGACCTTGTCACCCGCCGTGAGGTGCAAGAAGTAGCCCAGCGTCAGGACCAGCGCCGTTGCAATGGCAGGGCGCCGCACCTGGACAAGATTGAAGCGTCCGCCGTCGAATGA
- a CDS encoding serine acetyltransferase → MFERLREDIQSVFHRDPAARNAFEVLTCYPGMHAIWLHRLSGALWNMGWKWLARLVSNFGRWLTGIEIHPGAKVGRRFFIDHGMGIVIGETAEIGDDVTLYQGVTLGGTSWNKGKRHPTLEDGVVVGAGAKVLGPFTVGAGAKVGSNAVVTKAVPPGATVVGIPGRIIVKSDDEQNARRKAMAEKIGFDAYGVGEDMPDPVARAINQLLDHLQAVDGRLEGMCGALKELGSNYCAKDLPELREEDFACVQDKDESQAS, encoded by the coding sequence ATGTTCGAACGTTTGCGTGAAGATATCCAAAGCGTTTTCCATCGTGATCCGGCGGCGCGCAATGCCTTTGAAGTGCTGACCTGCTACCCGGGAATGCACGCCATCTGGCTGCATCGGTTGTCTGGCGCGTTGTGGAACATGGGCTGGAAGTGGCTGGCGCGGCTGGTCTCGAACTTCGGACGCTGGTTGACCGGGATCGAGATCCATCCTGGCGCCAAGGTCGGTCGGCGGTTTTTCATCGACCACGGCATGGGCATCGTCATCGGCGAAACCGCCGAGATCGGTGATGACGTGACCCTGTACCAGGGCGTGACCCTCGGCGGCACCAGTTGGAACAAAGGCAAGCGCCACCCGACGCTGGAAGACGGCGTGGTGGTGGGGGCGGGCGCCAAGGTGCTCGGGCCGTTCACAGTGGGCGCGGGGGCCAAAGTCGGCTCCAACGCCGTGGTGACCAAGGCTGTGCCGCCCGGGGCGACCGTGGTCGGTATTCCGGGGCGGATCATCGTCAAGTCCGATGACGAGCAGAATGCCCGGCGCAAAGCCATGGCCGAGAAGATCGGCTTCGATGCCTACGGCGTCGGCGAAGACATGCCCGACCCGGTGGCCCGCGCGATCAACCAGTTGCTCGATCACCTGCAGGCCGTCGATGGTCGCCTGGAGGGGATGTGCGGCGCCCTGAAGGAACTGGGCAGTAATTACTGTGCCAAGGACCTGCCTGAACTGCGCGAGGAAGACTTTGCGTGTGTGCAGGACAAGGATGAAAGCCAGGCCAGCTGA
- a CDS encoding RNA methyltransferase, with product MLQNIRVVLVNTSHPGNIGGAARAMKNMGLSRLVLVEPRLFPHHEADARASGADDILAGAQVVATLEDALVGCNLVLGTSARDRRIPWPLLDPRECGTKVIEEAEQGSEIALVFGREDSGLTNEELQRCHFHVHIPSDPTFSSLNLAAAVQVLSYEVRMAWLAAEGQPSKVEKTEVGSPRSETLATMDELERYFEHLEQTLVDIEFLDPDKPRHLMARLRRLYGRSSVSRAEMNILRGILTETQKAARGELIKRKK from the coding sequence TTGTTGCAGAACATTCGTGTCGTCCTGGTCAATACCAGCCATCCGGGTAACATCGGCGGGGCTGCGCGGGCCATGAAGAACATGGGCCTGTCACGCCTGGTGCTGGTCGAGCCGCGGCTGTTCCCCCATCACGAAGCCGACGCCCGGGCGTCCGGCGCCGATGACATCCTGGCCGGTGCGCAAGTAGTCGCCACCCTGGAAGACGCCTTGGTCGGGTGCAACCTGGTGCTCGGCACCAGTGCCCGCGACCGGCGCATCCCCTGGCCGTTGCTCGACCCCCGCGAGTGCGGGACCAAGGTCATCGAGGAAGCGGAGCAGGGCAGCGAGATCGCCCTGGTGTTCGGCCGTGAAGACTCCGGCCTGACCAATGAAGAGCTGCAACGATGTCACTTTCACGTGCATATCCCTTCCGACCCGACGTTCAGTTCCCTGAACCTCGCGGCGGCGGTGCAGGTGTTGAGTTATGAAGTGCGCATGGCCTGGCTGGCCGCCGAAGGGCAGCCAAGCAAGGTCGAAAAAACCGAGGTCGGCTCGCCGCGCAGTGAGACACTGGCGACGATGGATGAGCTGGAACGATACTTTGAACACCTGGAGCAGACCCTGGTGGACATCGAGTTCCTCGACCCGGACAAGCCAAGGCACTTGATGGCGCGCCTGCGTCGGTTGTACGGACGAAGCTCGGTCAGCCGGGCGGAGATGAATATATTGCGCGGCATCCTCACGGAAACCCAGAAAGCGGCCCGTGGTGAGCTGATTAAGCGGAAGAAATAA
- a CDS encoding inositol monophosphatase encodes MQPMLNIALRAARSASELIFRSIERLDTIKVDEKDAKDYVSEVDRAAEQKIVDALRKAYPNHSILGEETGMHAGTGIEGEEYLWIIDPLDGTTNFLRGIPHFAVSIACKYRGRLEHAVVLDPVRQEEFTASRGRGAQLNGRRLRVSGRTSLDGALLGTGFPFRDDQMDNLDNYLGMFRALVGQTAGIRRAGAASLDLAYVAAGRFDAFWESGLSEWDMAAGALLIQEAGGLVSDFTGGHDFLEKGHIVAGNTKCFKAVLTAIQPHLPASLKR; translated from the coding sequence ATGCAGCCCATGCTGAATATCGCGCTGCGCGCCGCCCGCAGCGCCAGTGAACTGATCTTCCGCTCCATCGAGCGCCTGGATACCATCAAGGTCGACGAAAAAGACGCCAAGGACTACGTGTCCGAGGTGGATCGCGCCGCCGAACAGAAGATCGTCGACGCCCTGCGCAAGGCTTACCCGAACCACTCGATCCTGGGTGAAGAGACCGGCATGCACGCCGGCACCGGCATCGAAGGCGAAGAGTACCTGTGGATCATCGACCCACTGGACGGCACCACCAACTTCCTGCGCGGCATTCCTCACTTTGCTGTCAGCATCGCCTGCAAATACCGTGGCCGCCTGGAACACGCTGTCGTGCTGGACCCGGTTCGCCAGGAAGAATTCACCGCCAGCCGTGGCCGTGGCGCCCAGTTGAACGGTCGTCGCCTGCGCGTCAGTGGTCGCACCAGCCTGGACGGCGCCCTGCTGGGCACTGGCTTCCCGTTCCGCGATGACCAAATGGACAACCTGGACAACTACCTGGGCATGTTCCGCGCCCTGGTCGGCCAGACCGCCGGCATCCGCCGCGCTGGCGCCGCCAGCCTGGACCTGGCCTATGTAGCCGCCGGCCGTTTCGATGCATTCTGGGAGTCGGGCCTGTCCGAGTGGGACATGGCCGCAGGCGCCCTGCTGATCCAGGAAGCTGGTGGCTTGGTGAGCGACTTCACCGGCGGCCACGACTTCCTCGAAAAAGGCCACATCGTGGCGGGCAACACCAAATGCTTCAAGGCGGTGCTGACGGCTATCCAGCCACACCTGCCGGCTTCGCTGAAACGCTAA